The nucleotide sequence gttccgccatctcatcccaagtggtgatagaattgggaggcaaggacatcaaccatcccttagccttatccctcaaagaaaatgggaataacctcaacaagatagcatctttagaagctccgttaatcccaaaagtagtgcacacatgcaagaaagagcaaagatgtacattgggctcttcattaggaagaccatagaaaaccactgaattagagataatgttgatgatagccggcttgatctcaaaattagtagcattgataggaggatagcggatgcttgaaggatttgtgtcccaagtaggcctagcacaatcctcaaaagagcgaggatcaaattgcctaggagggcctCCAACCtcatcaccaacattcccccttccttgattgtctcccatgccttccatttgattatgaataagctcccgtctaagattgtgaagagtcctttcaatctccaaatcaataccaattaattccggattaatagaacgtcttcccaagctcatacaagataaagaatttctgcagaaaaataaaaaccaattaacacaattgaaaacctaatttgacacaaaaaacaattgcctcaatccccggcaacggcgccaaaaacttgatatggatttaattgcaagcgcacaaatcgcacaagtaatataaagatgagtaaattatcgtttccactagggatgtgttggcaaaagaaatcaatgtcaaacaagctacaattatgtaaattggagaaaatgattagcgattggtttttgatttttactaaactaattaaaaagaacaaaaacaaatcaaacacaaatatgaaatcaaggatggaaagcactagggtacttaacttcacctcacctatccaattcaattcccttgattccttaatccctaattcatctctcaataatgacaatcgattcccaacctattcaatgttctattcctagatacatcaaacgtattttcaatataaatccctgttattcctaacaatcggattaatatatcaaaaacccattacgaactatggaaatcatttagcgattgcataagtcacaaacctatattcctatggttcatgcatcctatgtcatctatggcttgaggcaaaccctagatatctccttccggtctcaatctaggcagcaaatcaattgaatgatggccaaacactcaaaagcattaatcacacccatagacaatcaagagagaaagagaaatcaagaaataaggaaatcaagtttattgaatcttcaaggtttggttacattaagaccctagtaggaaatctagccactcatggaagcaaaatacatcattaaacaaaggaaatcaaccatagaaactaggatagaaaaggagagaggaaacccccttgtagatcctcttcttctccaagctccaaggtggcctccaagctctccaatggaggtagcacgaaatccagctccccagcctccaagctctccaccaaaaccctatcttatgcccttttatacttctccaaactcttatgtcgtttccaaaacaagttggggtcgttttggcttagaaacaagtgaattcgggtcttttccacGAAACTgtgcagtgctgtgaatagtactccgatcgatcgggaatagtccgatcgatcggaaatacaatctgtctcgatgatatttttaggtgttttggcaagtccgatcgatcggtaatatggccgatcaatcggaaatcggtcctgggctccaaatcttccttttgcactctttttctccctttcttgccttgacacctacaatatgcaaatatagctttcttaggcaatattaactcttaatcaactcaaaatgcaatgaacttatgtgtaaaggatgcacaaatgtatgtatatatttggcacatcagccTTAAATGTGTCTCCACCTCCACCAAGCCACAGAGAGAGTGATCACTCAAATCAAGCCGCATTTGTGGATCTTGAAATCctctttgaatatatatatatatatatatacagaaattctcttatgtggaccaaaagtgtggaccaagtagTTTTGtgcaagatgatgatgatggagcAAAAATCCCTCAAAATAGAAGAAGATGGCAAGTTCTTCAACAGGCTAATCTCCAAAGAAAAAGcctcattatcatcatcaaacagTACTTCTTCTCATCATTACTATGGTGGAGCTTCAGGTTCTGTTCCATTCATGTGGGAGTCTCAACCTGGAACACCAAAACATTTCATCTTTGATAATTCATCTCTAATTCCTCCTCTAACACCTCCACCTTCATACAACTCCAAATCTTCAATGCAAATGCAAATGATGAACAGCAAAAAGTCAAAGAAAACATGTTTGACCAACATTTTCTTGTCCTGGAAAAATTTTAAGTCCTCCACATCGTCACATGTCTCACCAACTGCTTCTTCAATGCCttatgcatcatcatcatcatccaattcTTCTTCATGGTCTTCAAGTTCTATCAAGTCCAAGAATCATCAACATCAGCAGCATCATCGTAGTCGTCAATATCGATGTTGTTTCATCAAGATCAGGTGACCATGTTCATGACTATGATGATTTTGAGGAGGACCATGAACTAGTAAGTGCTGCCTCTGGGTTGTCACCCAATTCCACATTGTTTTTTGGTGTAACTTGGCGATAACCTAGACTTAGGGCGTACGGTACTTGAGTTCGAACCAACTAGTTGAGTTATTTTCTTGTGGAATCTTGGTTTTGTGGGCTTGTCTCACTTTGGACACCTACTCGTATGGCTTTCGGATCAATCTTACCTATCACCAGCGTTGTACATGACATTCTGATGGCCTGAAATTTATGCTCACTCAGGTGTTATAAAAGATATGTTGGACTGGTTGATTCATCCCATATAAAAAAAAGTCATCAACAAACGCAACAATTGTTATGAAAGGTTATTGCCGGTTTAAGGTCACGAGTGCATTGTTATCTGTTACAGGTCGCAGATCCGCCTAAATGATTAGTCAAGCTATGTGGGTAACCCTCATTTTACTTagattctttttgtttttctaattaGTAAAGTGTGAACAATTCACTCTATAGGACTTCTTGCATCATACTCAGATAATTAATCACGGTCTACTCtcattgtcttctttttttataactttttttatGAGCAACTGAAAGACTAAAGAGCAACGGGATTGAATCAAGTCGAAGAGAAATGTAGTGGAATCTCACTTTCTTGGTTTGTTGAAAATCTTAACCCTACTCACATAAAAGATATTGTTCACTCTCGGTTTACCAGTTCTCGTGAATATATCATACCCGTATAGCTTtagctttgttttttttggacCGTCCCACTTAATACTCATTGTACTTGAGCCCAAAAAAGGTCTCTTAGTGTGGTAGGGACATGGACATCCATATATATGGATATATCTTAtggttttattttatcaaatcGATGTGGTATATTTAACACTCCCACACATTTGGGGGTTGAGTTATGACAGACTCAACAAGTGGACAGTTGTCAGAGTCTTCATGTTAAAAATTTCAGCCCTACTCACAATAACATTAATTGATGATATAGATTATATAAGAATAGAAAAACTCTTAACAATAACATTAATTAATTGAGAACTAAAAGGCCCATTGATTGCTCGTGTTCTTCTCCCTCGATTGTATGTGTTGACAAGCAAGGTAAATTTTTAGGACAAAAGCCATCATATGTTAAATCTCACATGCAGATGTCCACACTCTTGTGGTTGTAATAAATCACTACAAAAGGTGTGGCCAACTATTAAAatgttttgattgaattaaAAACTCTACAATTTAAAACGAATTACGAATCCTCATATGAGAATGAAGTTTCTCATATGTAGTTTGTCCATTTAAATCTATAGAGAGACAGAATCCACACGCTAAGAAAACCAAACGTACAAGAAATTAATTGCCTTAGTTGTCTGCACCCATTGACCATCCAACAAATACTATAATATGCGTATTtgctaaattaaattattttttctctctttctcaggCAACCTTCAAGAATAGAAATAGATGTCCATACAAGCCGAAAAGCATAAatctccacacacacacacacacacagatatatatatatatatatatatatatatatatatatatatatatcaaccatTTCCCAAAGTATATATAACTGAAATAATATCTTTAAACTAGGAAAAATTTTCCTAAGATTTAGCATAAGCGATcataatatatacacatatatactgATGAAATTTAACTTCATTTTATGTACAGTAGAGCTCTTTCAAGTACAAATATTGAAGATGAGATCGAATTTATTCATTCAAGCGTACTCGATCTTTAAATGAATAAATTCGCCCTCACCCAACGAAGACCAATGAAAATtaagtgaaaaagaaatgatataTTGTTATAAAATAGGGAAGAAAGAAACATGTCAACCAGTAACAATATTTAGAGagacatatataaacacataatatattatatttatgtatGAAGACTTCAATCATAAATCCAGACATTATTATAATACATACTCAAAAAATCCCAACTacccaaaatcaaatattaattaataaattttccTTCCTCATCTTCTTCAATTCCACTTGATTCATTACATCGAAAAATACTTGGTTCCCCTTTACTAGCTAACTGATGAAATAAAATTAACCAAGGAAGGACACATTTTCATTTGAAATAGTGCCAAAGTCTACTGTGCCACTGCTTGGTTGTTGGGtgtacaaagaagaagaagaagaattggaGGAGGAAGTAGGAGGTGGAGGTGTTTGTGCTGGTGGCATGGTAGGGGTGGCAACAGAGACAGCCGCAGAAGAAAGTAAAGTTAGATAGGAATTTGAAGGATTAAGGATATTATTTGCTTCCCTATATTTGTATTTAAGTATCTCAGTCCTTACTGCATCAAGCTCAACTTCAAATGCTTGAACTTGCTGTTGCAAAGCTGAAATTGCACCCATACACCCATAGATTGGATCTCTTAGCCTTACATTTGCCTTGTAAACTAGACTGTTTGCTGCATCCGTTCTCTGGCTCTCAGGCACCTCCTACatcaaacaatttaattataattgACATTACTGACAATTTActtgtcatctttatcaaagGCACGTGTTTATCTCgtttagaaaggaaaaaaacagtaatgatagggatcccaactTTTGAGTTATACGCATAAGATTTCATGCGAGACATGTGAAACCCATGAATTTACTTGGATCTTGTTCATTCAACTCAGCAgctgagataattgagataccaactgttgtgatctttatcattttcaggaaaaaaaaacataagtgaggggattagggttttgattaaTTACCATGAGCATCTTGGAAACGTTGCTAGCACCAAAGACCTTGTGAACAGAAGCGAACTTGTGGGGTTCACGGGGAGAGAAATATGGAGAGGAGGGACATTCTGGAGCACATCTTCTTCTCAAGAGCTTACAAGCTGCACAAGGAGTGATTGCGTTTAGGGTTCCTGGTGGTCCTAACATGTGTATTCTTCCCATTAGAGAGTTGGCAAGGTCTGTTTCCgtcttgattttcttccctatcTCATCAAATCTTTCCCTACATATTTgtagaagaaaaatcaaaacaaagtaCTAATTAAAAAGTGTAGCAAATAGAAATTTAAAAGTAGTTAAATAAGGGTTTCGAATACATGGTaggatttgaattttgttttctgatATAGGTAAGGAGAGAAAGATGTGTTACCTTTCTCTGGACATCCAGGCATAGTCTCTCTAGCTGTGATGATATGGTATTGCTCAGAGAGAGAGTTATTgaagagaagaaggaaaaaaagattgCTTATAAGGCAAGATATACAAAGGACGTGGACAAAAAGGAGATAAGATAGAGAATGAAATGAGAAGCTAAATTGAAGAAACTCTAGTTCATATATGTACAAGGAGATATATATCAAAAGCTGTAGCTTTGAAGAGGTAGAAGAAATGCACAAAGTACAGTAAAATAGATATACTGTTGTGGAGacagaaatagagagagagagagagagagacagttAGATTGCCAGCTCTTCCACTGATTGCTCACGTGTGAGTCCTTAAATGTGTTTTGACTTTGAATAACTGATGCACATGgaaatatttctgataaatattttattttcgtattttaggaaatcaattgtttgtgaatcaattagtattattttttaggagtctagtatctttttaagtatttgtttcctgttagaattgtttagggtttgattaagatttcgtttagtttactatttaaagTTGTAACACTCATTGAGGAAGGgagttttgagtttttgattgaataaaattaagagacggttagtcttttccaattctttgatattcgctagaataaacaaagttttgaagccttaaatctggtattcgtgtgtcgaatcatcagatttaagtagacttgttcctggtattcgtgtgttgaatcaacaggtccaagtaaGCGTTCTTTCCACCACGCCGCACTGCATCAATAACTATAATATGTAACAGTTGGATTGCTTAATAATATTAGCTTTGATTTTCTCAATGGCTGCATGTGGGTATTTAATTGCTCTTCTTTCTGATTGGGAGAAGCCTAAATGTAGTTTATTTTCTAATCATGTACAATCCTTCAACTAACtaactatatacatatatactaaattaatatttaagaaCTAGCTTGAATGTGAAATTAAGACTTGGCAATACAATTAGCTTCTTGTCAATGTCAATTGAACCCCAAACATTTTTTGTATCTGGATCTTGTTGTGAAAAATGAAATGTGAGTAATCTCATTACATCATCGCCGTGTACTACCCGCGGGCTCTTTCATTTCTTTGAGATATCCAATACCAAATTGATGATTCATGTATGTGCTCATCAGTTACTGTTATCAAACAACCATACAATTATATCTTTTCATACATGAAATGCAATGAAATGAGAATAAGTTTTGTATCAAAAGTGATCTCCAGTCACCTGTTGACACATGACAGCGTGGGGTCCATAATTGACAATGCTCAACCATGCAATCACCAGGGGACATGTGATAAGAGTAAGGAATTTTAAATTAacctttgtttattttgtagGAATTATGGTTTGATATGAGCTGAAATCCTGGAGGTAGTTGTTGAAAATCAGGGATGTCTAAAGAACCATATTTGAAAGGCTACAATTAAGGGATTCATTgtcataattattttattctgaTTTAAAATAGTTTGTTAAATGAAAATCGAGATTTCAACTGGATAAGCGGAGAGAAAGTTCAGGAGATTTCAAAGTTTGTAATCTACACATTCCTAAAATTGAGACGCGTCTCCAGCAACTACACACTAATCAGAGATCAAAACTATGGTCGTCCTGcattttgaggaagaagaaacctTTTCATGTTCAAGAATACAAGAGCACAATTAATATGGTGACTGTTAGTCATTTTCCCTTAATATTAAGCACAAGGCCTACAATCTAGGAGAGTGGAGCAGGATGCATGTTCCAATGCTCCCACATCCACCTTGAAGAAGGAGCACGACCTGAAATTCTGACCATGAAGCCCATTACCATGAAAAAGTTGCAATTTAGAAGAGTTTTGACCCAACAACTGAAGCAACAAACAAGAAGATTGTTTCCCACGATCTTCAATGTCCCACGATCTTCAATGACAGAATATGTCTAGATCGTACCAAGAGAATAGGAGATAAAGACCAACATGATCACCATGAAGactataaaaagaagaagagagattcaAACTCACTCTGCATCAAACATAGACTCCGTAGCTACAAACTTTACTACTTTCTTGGCAATGACTTCGATCAATTATCCTTAGTCTAGCTACTTACTTTCCAAGCCTCTGAGgctatgtttttgttttagtttgtaAAACACGCCCCTCAATACATTTGAGGATGTATTATCAGTTAATGAAATTCCATATGCATTCCAATGATGTgatgttttttcattttgttaataGGAGTTATTTCATTACGGTGTTAGTATTTTACCTTTTGATTTTCTCACTTGAGACTAAGcaaattttaagtccttttctaGGAAGGCAACCTCGGACTAgcatttttgtgttcttagactGCATACAACTCGTTTGGTGATAGGTCAGACTCATATCAAAATATTTGGATTGACAGCAAGTCCTGACACACCTGAACACACACATCATCCACAACCCAAACACTCCTATCTCCAACTGTCAGAAGCGGCTGATCTTCTATCTAGCGCAGAAGAGAGCAAGTAGATACATAATTAtagaaataatttttatataatagtTTATATAGTTTACAAGGGATGGAGATATCAAAGTATCAATCGATGATTTAGTAATGTTTgatatttagggttttggatGATAATATATAGTCTAATTATTTGACTACTTATTTTAATTAGCTCATGATCGACCTAATCTAAACAAGTAGCTCTTGTTATGGAGAGAGCAATCCAAACAACAGAATTAATAGTGCAAAAATTAATAGATACAGATTTATGTGGTTCAACAATGTGCCTATATGTTCATAGAGTTGTAGTAGAGATTTCACTACTTTCAAGAGAAATAAAGTTCAATGACAATACTCTCTCTAACTTTCTAGCCATTCACCAGAGAGAAATATGAGAAAGTTTCAAaagacttttttttaattagacGGGAAGTTCAAAAGACCTAAATTAAactcaatatttatttatatcccGAATGATTGTGTGAAACTATCCTCCTAGTTAAGATAGTCTTCAACTCAAGAGATCTTACCCTTGTGATAATCTtagagtgtatttggattgatGGATTCGGGacgaagggaagagaagagaaagtaaaatacatttccctctccaatgtttggatagataaaaaagaataaaagaaaattgatttaatttactaatttatccatactttttatgtttaagtatttggtataagggtaaaataggtttttaacttatagaTAACTTAATTAacaatctcttccctccaaatgaccccattttgggaggaagtattttgataaaagtttaatgaaatcttcccctcGATTCTCTTCAAATTCCTCCTGCCAGAATTATGTAATCAGGGCTTGTTTGTTTTAATATAACTTttcttattctaaaaaaaaaaatccttcccttcattttttctaaagtactattccaaacaagggaattggaagaaaactttatttcccttcttttctcttccctccaaattgttcaatccaaacacactcttaatgagTAGACTTTAACCACAcgcttataataataataataaagacatgacataaaaatataaagaagaaaagaagattgaGCTATCCTTAAAAGTACTGAATTTGCACTACATCTATATATCAATTATGATAGACTATATATAACTTTAATAATTTAGTTCCATTTGTGAGAGATTGGTCTACACAACCCTCTTGTGCATGTTGACATATTAATGGAAAAGGATGGGACAACTTCACCATAAATACAAGCTAAAATACtaatcgagtttttttttttttttttttaaataatcatGTTTGAACTTTTTATTAAACAATGAGTAGTTTAGACAGTTTAGTGGCTGTGAATTTGATAGTGTTATGTCACAATGGGTGGTGATAGGGAGGGGAAAAGGAAGTGCATCTATATATGAATAATGTGTCTCTTCAGAaggaatttaattaatcaattaattaatagttTTGCTTAAATTTGAAGGAAATAGCAGTACCCATTTCTTGTTTGACCCGTATTCTGAGGCTAACAAGTCGCCCTGTTGTTTTCTGGCACCCAAATCCATATAACCCACCCATATGCGTGCATGACTCCTAAAGAccctatactatatatatatatcaatgcaTGGTAAAACCCTGGTCTTGGATCTCTATAAAGCTGGTCTAGCTCTTACTCAACAATGTGTCAACAGTTTATACCTAACAAACATTCGTTTCAATTCTCAAAAGGTCAAAATAATACATATGGGACACATTTATATCATAAGAAAACCTACTCCTGTTCATGAACTTAAGGCTCTTCTGTAACTATCATTTCAGTatactatatacatatatatatacagaaattctcctatgtggaccaaaagtgtggaccaagtttgtggacttgtttttcaaccatatatgtgatgggtcccataataaatgtgtgacccccacttatgttgtgttttattacaaccattggattttggtccacatacttggtccacactttttgatcgacataggagaatttctatatatatatatgcatcttcTTTTTCCAGTTGGGTCCTAGTGATCACTAGTCATGCAAATGATCAATAGTGCATGTATGCTATGTCAAAAGTCAGTCGTGTAACAGTACCcaaattaaaattgttttgatttttgttcgaCTTTATATACACTTACCTTTTGGGTTAGGTCATTTTGTTCCCTCCAATTAGTCAATATTTCAATGTTTTCAGAGGCATGGGCGTCCAAGCGAGAGTGGTTAGCCTAGGCATGGGCCGCATGGCAGACCGATCCACATAAATGGGCCAACAGAGAGACTGGGCGTGGAAAATTGGGTCCAAATCATCTGTCACTACTATTTTGAAGTTAACCAAGCAAAGAATTGAGTAGGCCCAACAATTAGGGGTTCCGTAATTCATTTAGAATAAGAGAGTGTTCAATTTTAACTCAATGGTTTGGGAGGTATGTCACATTatgtcacattttttttttttttatatttagatGTGAATTATATACTTTAAAGAATTGTAAAGTCTGGAATTCAACCCCAATGGTCAGGTAAACTGTGAGTTTCTACTCTAGAACAAAAGGTCATAATCTTAAAAAAAGCTTTGTCTATTATAGAATAAAAATGGAAATTACCAAACAAACTTGACTCGATCACTCTAATACAAAATGGTTACATAACATGGTCATCCCATGAAATAACCATACACAAATTAGAAAAACTTGACACAACTTTTTATTCAAAAGTCCACACTTAGCCAAAACAGCCTTTTAATTTAATTGGCCCTCCTACAATTCTTTCTGATTTCTCCATTTGATCCAGTGAGTGGACTAATATCTCCCATCTTGATCATGCCAGCAACAAAATCACAATTGAACGTCTTTTCATCGTTGCTGTACGTTCGGACAATCCAGTCGGTTGATCCACCGTTGAACAATTGCTGGTCGGAATGAAGTAACCCTTTCCTGTTGATGAGGTTCTTGTAGTAGTTGCTCTCAAAAGATGTAGGAGTCTGAAGATCAAGCGGTGCCAAGTTGTTGTCCCCGGAACCGGCTGTTCTAGGGCAGTTCGATCTCCTCGTTTGTGCAAAGGAAGCGTCTATGGTGGTCTCGTTGTAGATACGAGCCCTAAATGATGTGCACCTTGCTTGTCCAATTGTGTGAGACCCTAATTCATATGAACATGTATGCTACGTTTAGTTACCTCaaaaatgtaatgaattagTACCCAAAATGTTATAATTGgtgaaaatgataaaatattCCAACAATTGATATATCAGTTATCTCATCTGATGAGTTGGAGCACATGATCTAAGTGAATTTGTGGGCTCCATATGTCCCACATAATACATATGAAATTTTGTGCGTACATTTCGACAGTTGGGATAACTGAAATATCAGTTGTTGGAATCCCTATCATTATTGTATAACTGTACACTAACCGGACAAAGCAACCATGTCCCTTGTGGAAAGGCCGACAGAATTGAAGCTGTTGATGAGTTGGCTAAGGTTAAAAGTTGGTGGTGGAATATTATTATTGGCCGCTGATTGGCTTGCAGTTCTAGAATCTCTTCTTCCAAGTTTCACATTCCAAGTAGGCCCCCCAAGCTCCAATAGTTCAAACATTTAGCACCACATAATTATTTAATGGAACTATTTGATACATATCTTAATtagttatatgtatatatatttatatatatatagagagagagagagagatagagaatgGTAAGTAAGGTTGGAAAATAAATTACAATTTCAACCGAGTCCCGAGCAGCAATGGCGAGTATGTCAGCACAAGACACAACTCCAGAACAAACATTCTCAACTGCAGATTTTATGTTGTCGACTACGTCGAATCCTCTAGCCGAATTTCTGTTCGGGACAGCATTTTTTTCTCCGGTGAAGGAAGATGTGTCGTCTAATAGTATTGAACCATCACATCCCTATCATCAGTATTAACAAAACCAAattaacaataattaattataaaataatcaaCCTCATTTAGTCCACCAATCTTGATCCTGTCACGCGTTAATATAGTCAttttaggatatatatatacaatatatacgtatataaaTTGCTTCTTCTACAACAATAATTTGAGACGTACATTAACAAAGCAGTCGTGGAAGAACAAGCGGAGGAGGGAGGCACCCATTCGCGCCTCCTTCTGAATGGCGGATTGCACGGTGGACTTGACGGTGGCGAAGAGTCTAGGGCAAGATTTGGAGTAAAAATTGGTTGAAAGTTGAGCATTGGTGCCCCCCATGAAGAGAACAATAATTAGGAAGGCCAAAGTCACAACATTAGCCTtgagaaatgaagaaaaagccATAATTAATCCTAGCTTACTAGAGAATACAATCGCCAGAAAAGGAAAATAGTGCTTGTGATTGGTTTGAAAGCTGTGGAACACTAGATAGGGTTTATATAGAGACCTTCTAAAGGTAACTAGAGCCTGGGGAGGGTCGGCAGGTGACCTAACACGTAGACTATTGTGTGTGCATGGGACTATGAGGTGTCTGTCCATATGTGTCATCGAGTACATGACATTGAACAAGGATTTTATTGGTTGATTAGTTGATAAGAAagtaataaataaatgaattgacttcttcttctatgtggCGCATGGCAATTTGTCAAGgggtctttttctttctttttgtgacAAATTTGTCAATCAAATTAAAGGGCCCGTGAACCAAATTAATCTTAATGATTTTGGTAAACCCTAATTGGCTAATTAGATAAAAAGATTGTGGGAGAAGAAGACAACATGATgtgttattatatatgtttttgaaaaataaaagaaatatatgATGTCGAAGACAATTGGATTTGTGCTTCAACATAGCGTTTATGAAGAGGTAAACATGATTTGTGGTTAATCAAATTTTACACATTTAGATTTGGTATAAAACTGCAGTTTTAGTTACTTATTTGGAACATCTATATGCCACATCAGCTCCGTGAGGACAAGTCAGTAGACCGTGAATCCACATCGTCAAACGTTGACGATTTCTTAAGGTCAACTAGGCATGTAAGCGAATTGATTGGTTGAAAATGAGAAACTATGCTCGAGTTATCAAAATAGAACAAATTTAAACTTTCAATTACtgacttgaaacgtttgaactttgaacattCGGTgacaaaattagaaaaatatcaATCTTTCGGTGAAAAAAATATAGGTAACCCATCAATAAATTATAGAAATTAGTTGAGATcacaaatttataatattttaaaattgtaatttttgaaatctataatgatgaatattatttgcATCCCATTTTTCACTAAATACACCTTactctaatatatttttaaaggattaatagggtgtatt is from Tripterygium wilfordii isolate XIE 37 chromosome 14, ASM1340144v1, whole genome shotgun sequence and encodes:
- the LOC120015276 gene encoding peroxidase 4-like, producing MAFSSFLKANVVTLAFLIIVLFMGGTNAQLSTNFYSKSCPRLFATVKSTVQSAIQKEARMGASLLRLFFHDCFVNGCDGSILLDDTSSFTGEKNAVPNRNSARGFDVVDNIKSAVENVCSGVVSCADILAIAARDSVEILGGPTWNVKLGRRDSRTASQSAANNNIPPPTFNLSQLINSFNSVGLSTRDMVALSGSHTIGQARCTSFRARIYNETTIDASFAQTRRSNCPRTAGSGDNNLAPLDLQTPTSFESNYYKNLINRKGLLHSDQQLFNGGSTDWIVRTYSNDEKTFNCDFVAGMIKMGDISPLTGSNGEIRKNCRRAN
- the LOC120014125 gene encoding LOB domain-containing protein 15-like, which gives rise to MDLGARKQQGDLLASEYGSNKKWIEDQPLLTVGDRSVWVVDDVCVQLLGQNSSKLQLFHGNGLHGQNFRSCSFFKVDVGALEHASCSTLLDYIPDFQQLPPGFQLISNHNSYKINKAIFFSFFSSITLSLSNTISSQLERLCLDVQRKYFVLIFLLQICRERFDEIGKKIKTETDLANSLMGRIHMLGPPGTLNAITPCAACKLLRRRCAPECPSSPYFSPREPHKFASVHKVFGASNVSKMLMEVPESQRTDAANSLVYKANVRLRDPIYGCMGAISALQQQVQAFEVELDAVRTEILKYKYREANNILNPSNSYLTLLSSAAVSVATPTMPPAQTPPPPTSSSNSSSSSLYTQQPSSGTVDFGTISNENVSFLG
- the LOC120014124 gene encoding YLP motif-containing protein 1, with product MEQKSLKIEEDGKFFNRLISKEKASLSSSNSTSSHHYYGGASGSVPFMWESQPGTPKHFIFDNSSLIPPLTPPPSYNSKSSMQMQMMNSKKSKKTCLTNIFLSWKNFKSSTSSHVSPTASSMPYASSSSSNSSSWSSSSIKSKNHQHQQHHRSRQYRCCFIKIRSQIRLND